The proteins below are encoded in one region of Brachyspira intermedia PWS/A:
- a CDS encoding alpha/beta hydrolase, protein MQYILYIILSIIILLLIILTIISNHFVNKLLIKTNKKLFERKESNKEESEEKKRIKEERRKWFESSQKDVYTISSDNLKLHAHLINNNSNVYVIIVHPYEARGSYMKYFIEKFYNMGFNVLAIDLRTHGESEGKIYSLGYLERLDVLAWIKYINDNYNDSQIILYGISMGANAVMMCCNEDNTNNVKAIIEDAGFTNAYEQLKRRLDMAYKFSFLPIVEATSLMSKIRLGFSFKNIDVKKRVAMSKIPILFIHGDKDELVDYNMVNKLYDACSSEKEKLIIKDGHHISAVFSNEDLYWNTIKNFIGKYIS, encoded by the coding sequence ATGCAATATATATTATATATAATACTTTCTATAATAATTTTATTATTAATAATACTAACAATAATTTCAAATCACTTCGTTAATAAACTTCTAATAAAAACAAATAAAAAACTATTTGAAAGAAAAGAAAGCAATAAGGAAGAAAGCGAAGAAAAAAAACGAATCAAAGAAGAGAGAAGAAAATGGTTTGAAAGCTCTCAAAAAGATGTCTACACTATTTCAAGCGATAATTTAAAATTGCATGCTCATCTTATAAATAATAACAGCAATGTATATGTTATAATAGTTCACCCTTATGAAGCAAGAGGCTCATATATGAAATATTTTATAGAAAAATTTTATAATATGGGATTTAATGTATTAGCAATAGATTTGAGAACTCATGGAGAAAGCGAAGGAAAAATATATTCTTTAGGATATTTAGAGAGATTGGATGTTTTAGCTTGGATAAAATATATAAATGATAATTATAATGATAGCCAAATAATTCTTTATGGAATTTCTATGGGAGCAAATGCTGTCATGATGTGCTGTAATGAAGATAACACTAATAATGTAAAGGCAATAATAGAAGATGCTGGTTTTACAAATGCATATGAACAATTAAAAAGAAGATTAGACATGGCATATAAATTTTCTTTTCTTCCAATAGTTGAAGCAACATCATTAATGTCAAAAATAAGATTAGGTTTTTCATTTAAAAATATTGATGTAAAAAAAAGAGTAGCAATGTCAAAAATACCTATTCTTTTTATACATGGCGATAAAGATGAACTTGTAGATTATAATATGGTTAATAAACTTTATGATGCTTGTTCATCTGAAAAAGAAAAACTCATTATAAAAGACGGTCATCATATATCTGCTGTTTTCAGTAATGAAGATTTATATTGGAATACAATAAAAAATTTCATTGGTAAATATATTAGTTAA
- a CDS encoding ZIP family metal transporter: protein MIENYSPVSLALFGGGITFAFTALGSALVFFFMSEIKPKLLATMYGFAAGVMTAASFWSLLAPSIELSENTNLPNWLIPVAGFLLGAFFIWVLDKVMPHMHIVNGHEETEGTKVQLSKSILLFLAITLHNIPEGLAVGVTFGAFSVGDSGVTFNAALALALGIGLQNFPEGAAVSLPLKTTGVSKLKSFSLGAISGIVEPIAAVIGALAVTKLTIILPIALAFSAGAMMYVVIEELVPEAVAEEHNHFGVFGFIFGFAIMMVLDVALG from the coding sequence ATGATAGAAAATTATTCACCTGTATCGTTGGCATTATTCGGAGGCGGTATAACTTTTGCATTTACTGCATTAGGCTCAGCACTTGTATTTTTCTTTATGTCAGAAATAAAACCTAAATTATTAGCAACTATGTATGGATTTGCAGCAGGAGTTATGACTGCAGCTAGTTTCTGGTCATTGCTTGCACCTTCAATAGAATTATCAGAAAATACTAATCTTCCTAATTGGTTAATACCAGTAGCAGGATTTTTATTAGGGGCATTTTTTATATGGGTATTGGATAAAGTAATGCCTCATATGCATATAGTAAATGGTCATGAAGAAACAGAAGGTACTAAAGTTCAATTATCAAAAAGCATACTATTATTCTTAGCTATAACTTTACATAATATACCTGAAGGTTTAGCAGTAGGCGTAACATTCGGAGCTTTTTCTGTTGGGGACAGCGGAGTAACATTCAATGCTGCATTAGCTTTAGCACTTGGTATAGGTTTACAGAATTTCCCTGAAGGTGCTGCAGTTTCTCTTCCTCTCAAAACAACAGGGGTATCAAAATTAAAATCTTTTTCACTCGGTGCAATATCAGGAATAGTAGAACCTATTGCTGCCGTTATAGGTGCTTTGGCTGTTACAAAACTCACAATCATACTTCCAATAGCTTTGGCTTTTTCTGCTGGTGCTATGATGTATGTTGTTATAGAAGAACTTGTGCCTGAAGCTGTTGCAGAAGAACATAATCATTTTGGTGTATTCGGCTTTATATTCGGATTCGCTATAATGATGGTTTTAGATGTGGCTTTAGGTTGA
- a CDS encoding histidine triad nucleotide-binding protein gives MSNYNEDKYFDKDCIFCKIIKGEIPSQFIKENEYCVVFKDLNPKAKVHLLVVPKPHVKNILETDEFIMNKVLETIKEVAKEQGLESFRIMNNCGAGAGQTVFHVHFHILSGDNLEE, from the coding sequence ATGAGTAATTATAATGAAGATAAATATTTTGATAAAGATTGTATATTTTGTAAAATTATAAAAGGAGAAATTCCTTCACAGTTTATAAAAGAAAATGAATACTGCGTGGTATTTAAAGATTTAAATCCTAAAGCAAAAGTACATTTACTTGTTGTACCTAAGCCTCATGTTAAAAATATATTGGAAACAGATGAGTTTATAATGAATAAGGTTCTTGAAACTATAAAAGAAGTTGCTAAAGAACAAGGTTTGGAATCTTTTAGAATAATGAATAATTGCGGTGCCGGAGCAGGTCAGACAGTATTCCATGTTCATTTCCATATACTTTCAGGCGATAATTTAGAGGAATAA